The proteins below come from a single Methylobacterium sp. SyP6R genomic window:
- a CDS encoding YciI family protein codes for MPHYAIHALDHAGALERRLAHYEAHKAYLGGPLPVQILISGPLLAEDGETMTGSLFIVEAPDRAAVDAFHAADPFRAAGIWDRVEITAFRMRQVALPRS; via the coding sequence TTGCCCCACTACGCTATCCACGCCCTCGATCATGCCGGGGCCCTCGAGCGGCGGCTCGCCCATTACGAGGCGCACAAGGCCTATCTCGGTGGTCCGCTCCCGGTGCAGATCCTGATCTCGGGCCCGCTCCTCGCCGAGGACGGCGAGACGATGACCGGCAGCCTCTTCATCGTCGAGGCGCCCGACCGGGCTGCGGTAGATGCCTTCCATGCCGCCGACCCGTTCCGCGCGGCGGGAATCTGGGACCGCGTGGAGATCACGGCGTTCCGGATGCGCCAGGTCGCCTTGCCGCGCAGCTAG
- a CDS encoding NAD(P)-dependent oxidoreductase: protein MQTGWIGLGKLGAPMARHLARHLVAAGYPVLALDRDPGRLAAVPGAEAAGLDRIAACGVVITSLPDDASLRAVALGTEGLLSRMAQDGVLVETSTVSPETSAALREAAEARGVLYLAAPVSGSTATAEAAALTLFCSGPEAALERVRPLLSTFARTIHAVGTGEEARFLKLAINHFVGSTAQIAAEALTLARKGGVAWETVLAVLGSSVAASPLVAYKLDPLRRRDFTPAFSVAQMLKDMSLAVAAGEATGVAMPVAALVRDLYAEQTGTDLRDLDFFAALLAAERRAGLGEPA from the coding sequence ATGCAGACCGGCTGGATCGGCCTCGGCAAACTCGGCGCGCCCATGGCACGTCACCTGGCGCGCCATCTCGTGGCAGCGGGATACCCCGTCCTCGCCCTCGACCGCGATCCCGGCCGGCTCGCCGCCGTGCCGGGGGCCGAGGCCGCCGGTCTCGACCGGATCGCAGCCTGCGGCGTCGTGATCACGAGCCTGCCCGACGACGCGAGCCTGCGCGCCGTCGCCCTCGGAACGGAGGGCCTCCTGTCCCGGATGGCGCAGGACGGCGTGCTGGTCGAGACCAGTACCGTCTCGCCGGAGACGAGCGCGGCGTTGCGCGAGGCCGCCGAGGCGCGGGGTGTCCTCTATCTCGCGGCCCCGGTCTCGGGCTCGACCGCGACCGCGGAGGCCGCCGCCCTCACCCTGTTCTGCTCGGGGCCGGAGGCGGCCCTGGAGCGGGTCCGCCCGCTGCTCTCGACCTTCGCCCGCACCATTCACGCCGTCGGTACGGGGGAGGAAGCGCGCTTCCTCAAGCTCGCGATCAACCACTTCGTCGGCTCGACCGCGCAGATCGCCGCCGAGGCGCTGACGCTCGCCCGCAAGGGCGGGGTCGCCTGGGAGACGGTCCTGGCGGTCCTCGGATCCTCCGTCGCCGCCTCGCCGCTGGTCGCCTACAAGCTCGATCCCCTGCGGCGGCGCGACTTCACGCCCGCCTTCTCGGTCGCCCAGATGCTCAAGGACATGAGCCTCGCCGTGGCGGCGGGCGAGGCGACCGGTGTCGCGATGCCGGTGGCCGCCCTGGTGCGCGACCTCTACGCCGAGCAGACCGGCACCGACCTGCGCGACCTCGACTTCTTCGCCGCCCTGCTCGCCGCCGAACGCCGCGCCGGCCTCGGCGAGCCCGCGTGA